The Xiphophorus couchianus chromosome 3, X_couchianus-1.0, whole genome shotgun sequence genome segment TCTCTGctccactcttcaaaatggatTGCAGAAAGGCAGATGTGTGTTTGTCTTCATAACTTGGTTCTCTTTAGGACTGCATGATGCAGCAAGACGTGTAATTTAAATACTTCTGTTAATTATTGTGGTATTAATTATGGTCAGCACACATCACAACTCCCCTTCCATTTCCTGCAAACTCTTGCATACTGTTGGCATGCAGGGGGAGATGCATTGCCTTTGAAACATGATAAACCACCAATTACTGCCACCAGTGTAGTAGCAATATTGCAAAACTAATATTGCAATGACaattataatttaattcaatataCTGTGCAGCTCTCCCGCTTAGCTAAACTTGTCCATATCTACAGTCTGAGCAATAATTACGTTTGTGACTAATGAGGCTAGATGAGAATCTTTGCTTATGTTGTCACCGCCGAGTTTCTGATGGAcgtttattacaaaaataactcaCTTTTAAATCACTGCAGTAATGAACTTGTTTACTAAGTACAATATTTATACTCAATTGACATAAACACTGACTGCTTGGGAGAGATGCCAGTAAAAAACCTTTCCTGACCAAGATTGAGTCAAACACTCCAGATTGGTTTGACTTGAGACAAAggatgaatatatatataaaaacagatttttaaaaaatatatatatattcatctGGTAAGCACGGTGGAGGTTCTTCAATGCTGTGGgtctgtttctcttccaaaggTCTTGAAGTGGCTGTTGAAGTACCgcaacattttggaaaaaacttTGATGGCTTCAGCTGAAATGTAGGATTATTATCAAGTCCAAATCTATTTTCTTCCATGGACATCCCCGTCCCGATTTAAATACTGTGAGAAAACTTATGTTGGGAGAACAGAGAGAGCGCAAGAAAGAATCCAAAGACTTTGGATTCTCTAGAGCAGGAGTGTCTAAAGAGTGgctcaggggccatttgtggcccttgaaatgattttgttcaacTCCTGACCACAAGTCAAGAATGTTAAAGAATTTGGCCgtcaaaatagaaaacaatttatgCCCCCAGAAGTGTGgaaatcctgtttttcttttaaaaagtcaacagtcttttgtatattttggatCTTCAATGATTTACAGATTTCATAAAGTTTATATTGTTGAGCAGGtaagactaaaaaaaataataaatcccaATAAcctaatgtttacatttttttcatttagtgaaCTTTATGGCCTGCCAGTAATTACAATTTTCCAGTTTTGGCCCTTGGAGCAAAAGGTTTGGGCACCACTGCTTTAGAGAAACGAAAGGTCAAACCTTGTGAAGTGTTAAAGGATACTAGGTGTACTAATGTTATTAGAATATTACTATCTAATACACAAAAATGTGTTAACACTGATATCACCTCCTAACAGGGGGCGGCATTAGTTTAACCAACAGTGGTGCCCATAATTGTTCTAACGGTGGTTTTGTTAGAACAAATCATTTAGTCCTatgggattttttcccccacaccaatgaataaatatatgaGGTGCAGAGGGCACTACAAGTTACTTCACCACTTCCACATtcatacaaacataaaaaaacccatataaaattaaaaactagtttaaaaattaaaaacttttcctGAAGTCAGAAATCAGATTGTCTTCTGACGAAGCGTTCAGAACGCTGTGGTTGATTAGCCAAACATGGCCGACGTGTAAACAACAGAGACGTGGAGCGCAGCTTCAGATGATCAGTGAGTTTGTGTGCGACAAGGCAGGGGTTAAAATGAGGACAGCAGACGGTGTGCATCTCATTTATTGTCTCCCATTCACACGTTCCATCAGAGGAGGCAGAGCAGCGTACCATTATCCCataatttacaaaacataaattaaagctGTTTGCATATGAACCGTTACTGATGTACACATCCAACCCGCTGTGGCATATTTACAAAGGAATCTCCCCTTGCCTTTAAAATTGCTTGTTTAGTCAGTTCACGGTCTTCACGTCCTTCTTGCCTGTACAGAAAGATCATTAGCCTTTGCATAACAAAGCAGGACTAAACTCTGGTAGAAGAAACAGAGAGGCTTCTTCTTTTAGCTCTACTTACACTCAAAGTCAGAGCTTATTCGAACCAGGAACAAAAAGGTGGATATCAAAACAACTTTAAGTTGTTTAACATTCATATTCATGTATTTTCtacgaaaaaaaaacaaacaaaaacagctggtTCAGCATCTACAGAGACGGGAAAGGTTCCTTGATTTACCGAGCCAGCCGTCGCAACTCGGCTCAAAACGATCCGCAGACCAGAAACGCAACATACACAGAACAGTGGGAAGTTGCATCTCCGTTTCTCAAATACACGTAATCATCTCTGCACACAAACAAGGACGCCGTTTCAAGCATTCTTATTGAATCGAACCTCCTGCCAACTCCAAATGACCAAAACACTGATGCTCTTTGAGCCTGCTGAGCAGTCATCTCTCTCTAATTTATAGGAGAAAAGCCAAAGTGCCTCTGCTCCTCTgggtttcacattttaaaaatcttctcaCCGTTTTTCCGATTGTATTTTGCAgcttctcaaaacaaaacaaacaaaagatttataataataatacttgTTCTACCTGCTCGGAGCCACAGCACCTTTTCTTAACAAACAAGAATCCAACATCTGGGACAATAAATCCAATCTGTAAACTGTACAATGTTAAGAAGCCTTAAAGGCGCCTGCATGTTTTCAAgattctgtaaacaaaacaactcgGGTTAATAAATCTTCATGGTGCCTTAAAATGCTCTCCCAAGCTGGCCGTCGTAGAGAAAGAGGGGCGAGACGCTACACCTTCCAGACAAAGGCTTTCTCTTCTCTTCCCTCTCGTAGCTGCACCACTGCAGAGAAACTAATTGGCCTTGTTCTAGTTGATTTTCTTCTCTTCTATTTAACAAAAGGTCCGATCTGAGACTTGAGTCGAGACCGGCGTGGAGGGAGAGATTCCCCCTGCAGTCGGGTCTCACTCTTCGTCAGCGTTCTTCAGCATGAGGATGGAGTTGTAGATCTTCAAAGCCGGTCCCAGCTTGATGGACAGGATCTTAACGATGTCTGCCTGAGTGAGAAGCAGGAAGGCCTCGCCATCTATTTGCTAGAAAGAGAACCAAAAAattgcttttgttattttttttccaacttcagtaattgtatattttgaatcagtttgaatgaaggcttgTGTTCAGATGTATAAACATGTAAACCTGAATTTGCAAATATTAATGTGGACAAGAATGTAAACCTTAAAGGGAAcctattgtgaaaaaaaaaaataatcacattttgtATATAGTTCATCTTATTAGCAAgagatatttaattaaatgttttcaattataGTTAAAATGCTTGAAACTGCGTAAATTAGCAACAGCATGCAAACTAACAAAGAACCCCAAACACCAGATGACACATCTTTGCcagtaataattaaatattaaacaaactGAGTCAACACAATAAATTATTGCTGCAGAGTTGCTGTATTAGAGTCCTTGTCCCAATCTGCTTCATAAAAACTAACCTGGAAGCCACTTCCTTTTTGTgtgagcagaaaaacagaagcctCTCACTGGACTGACCTCCCATGTTAATTTAATTATCCTCATTTAAGTATCATTTGTTTAAATCAGTAACCATTTAGTCAGTTCGATTTTGAAGTGTGCAGAAAGAGAGATTGCGtctacatttcattttatttcattaagcTGCTTGACTTTAAAAAGTGGAATATATTGGTTGTTATCAGTAATGACCAGGAGTTAGTTGAACCTCTAATCGTAGGAAACAAAGGGAAGTGCTCACCTCTGTTTTAAAAGTAGCAGCATGCTCTTTACATCCTGGGAGTCCTTTGACAAAACCGGCCACCTAGTGGACAAAGACACCAAGACAAAAATCATCTTGACTGCGACTCGTTCTGTAAAAATACATCGATCACAGTTCTGAGCCTGATAGCCAAGCTCTGCTTTTTGTGAAGCTCGACATTCTGACTTTAGCTTGGTTTGGTTAcatttctctttaagaaataTGATATAAGACGACAGAAGAAGGACATTCACAATAGATTCCTTGCTGCCATGAGCTGTCATCAATTATTTATCCTAAGTGTAAGGGCAACATCACGCAGCATGTGTGAGAGAGCAGTAGCTGTGAAACAGGATTTTAATGAAAAGGACAAACAAAGTCGACATTTTATTAGCAATTAGCCTGGTTAGCAAGGCTTGGATTATAAAACAGCGCTCTGGGTGAGTCCTGGAACCATTAGATGTCCTCAGCACACAAAAACGTACTACGAGTCCTGCTAATTACTTGATtcagagacgcatctaaaagttgaagGACATCGGCCCAGAGaatttagaaatttattttaactttgagATGCTGAAAAAGCTGCTAACGCTTTCAAATCCACCATGTTCAATAAGAAACAGGTTAAAAGCtctaaagaataaaattaaGCAACATTGTAGCCTTCCCGTTATATAAAACTACTGTATAAAAGCTGATACATCTTGggatgttttaaatgtcttcttgCATCTCTGATGTCGTAAGTTATTACAAATTCAAAGACCTCAGTTGGTAACCTTCCAGGCAGAGAAGATGATCAGAAAAGCACTTTCTTGAGTATCCATTCACTGTTGCCGTTCATCTGAACAACCGGTTGTGTTCATGTTCGATCAGTGAATGAGGAGCATGTCtggttttaatgtgttaaacAGTGTGTAGGCATGTCTGACCTCCTCAGCGCTCCAAGTGGCCACTCTCTTGGCAGTCAGTCCCAGGACCTCGGGCAGCAGCTGGCAGTGTTTGTCCCAGCAAAGAGCCACTCTGTGCGGGGGGGAGGCGGAGATGCCGGGGGGGAACACTGACTCGTGTAGTGCTTGCTGGAGTGAGATGGTTTCTGGAGACGCTGCAGACGGAGAACAAAGGAGCAGTCAGTGGGATGCAGCACCGAGGTGCCTGCCTTAAAGTATAGCTCCCCCACTTACATTTCCCATCACTAATCTCATCCTTGACATAGTGCATTTTTAGATACTTGGGCAGTGGAGccattctgaaaaaaacaaaaacaaaaaaccccataaaagtTTAGATGATAGTTTTGGCCGGAATGCGTCGCGCTGATGAGTCCCCACCTTTTAGGCCTCGTTCCATTGTGGCTTTGCTCGTTGGCTCCACCTagtggctctgactggttgttgcATTCTGAATGCTCCGCTTCCACAGGCGCTGGTTTCCTAGCAACAGATACTATAGTTCAGATACAAAtcctttcaaatatttctataaatacatgattgaaaacacaatatgagTGTAGAGGTGAACAAgcaaaaacatacatatatatattttgaaacgTTTTCTAGAAATAAGTTTAAATCTATTCAAGCCTCCAACCTTTTACCACCGCTGTGATTTTCATGAGTTTTTAAGTGAATTGCTTTTGATTCTtgtgaaaacattgttttcaggAGCAGACCTGCTCTGAGGATCCAGGGGCGGCTCGCTCTGTGCCGACGCCACTGTGGTCTGGGTTGGATTGTTCGAGTGCGGGTCGGGACGTCGCCCCCGTGCCGGAGGCCCGCTGAGGACGAGAGGTCGCTCTCCACCGAGACGATCTGGCAACAAGCCCTCCTTGTTCAGGTTCATCTCAGAGTAAGGGCAGCTCACCTGGCTGCACACAGGAGGAAGAGCTAAACTTTTTATACGGGCAGAAAACAGCCATTTGgatgtattttacatttctggCAACAAACATCCTGCAACAAATAGGAGGTGGAGGCTGCTATTACCACTTTGATTCtcacaaacacagagagcagCAACACATTTAGATCGCGAGCCACCCACACAAATGTTATTGACATCTGAGAACAAAGTCTCCTGTCCTCTTTTTACACCATTACTAAATATGATGAAAGCAGGAGGGTATTGTTCGGGTTTACAGGGGAGCGGCAGTTCAGTTTAACAAAACATAGagcaattgaaacaaagaacatATATTTCCTGCAGTAAGGCAGGAGGGAGTGGATAAATTACTGTAAACAGAGCTCCTGCATGCTTTTCCAAGCCAAATGTTTGTACTTTTGCAGACTGGCTAGAGGAAGCTAAACCTAAACATGAGCAACTAACGTGTAGTGTGTCCCATAGCGAGGTCCCCTTATGTGTCCGACCCCGTTGCATCCTGGGGTGGGACAGCCTTGTCCCGGGGCAGGCAATAAATCACTTGTgcctgaaataaacaaacacaaggcAGCATTAAAGCGATGCTGTGGGGATTTCTGCAAACTCAATCATTGAAGTTTAGCATGAAAAGGCAGGCTGAGTTAAAGCATGTCTTACTGTTGGGGTGCTGTAATGGGTGTCCAGTTTTCTGACACCATCCGACTGGGTGCAGATCTGGGCAATCTGTCTCAACCCAGTAGTCGTAATCCATATTCCAGCCATCAAAGTGGATCTACatgagaggaggaaggagaataAATATGAATTGTGTAAGAAAAGCAGAAAGGGAGTTTGAAAAATGCCTCTGGAGACATTTCATACCTTCAGTCGGTGGTCCTCTGTGTCCGCTATGGTAGCTACACGGATGAGCATGGGATTCCTCTTATCAACGGCTTCCACTTTCATCCCAACCTGGAAGCCATGAGGAGGTCGCTGCAAAGATAAAATGGGTTCAAAACCGTAAAAGATTAAGATGAAGAACAAAATAGAGAAAACTGGACATTTTCTGGACATTAGTGAAACAgtcagctttgtttttaactcaagacataaagattattttagCGGCACAGAAACCACAACATGCATCTCCAGCAGAGagtaataaaaatgcaacagtGACCACAAATTAAATCCTTATTGGTGTTTTGTGTCTGCAGAGACCAGATATGAagctacaaaaatattttaggcagCACTGCCTCTTTGGtttaagagacaaaacaaaaatacattaaatatgaGTGAACCAGTCGCACCGGTTTGAAAGCTCTTGCAGGAGCAGCTTGTGCTCCCGCTTCCTCCATGTACTTTTCCCATGAGAAATTCTTGGGATCTTTATGTTCTAAGAAGAAGAAACTTTGAATTATTGGTGGAATTTCTCACTTTTAAtgccttgttaaaaaaaacaaaaaaacacaccttaCAGGACACCAAAgattacaaattatttacacaGTGCATTCATGAATGAGCAACATGCATAATTCAAATTAGGTACAGACTCTATCATTTTGTTGCCATTTATCCGTGATAACAGTAAGATATTAGTAATGTTTGTTGTATGAAAACTAGCCAGAAGCGTCTTACCAGGTGGAGTTATTAGAGTCAACTGAGCTTCTTCACAGAAACCAACAGGATGTATGTACGGACTGCTGGCATCACACCTTACATAGTAAAAACAAGCAGTATAGCaacataaatatgattttatatacagatatttaaaaaccaaaagatTTGGACATTTATGCATGTTTATCCACATAATCCCACAATAGAGGTAGAAAATAGTGAGGGGGATACAGAAAGCGTCAGCGTGCAGAGAGGGAAATAACCCTGGGTAATAAACTTCCTACCAATAATCGTGTGTGTCATCCAGGCTGTCAAAATGAATCAGAAGGCGGTTGTCGACAACAGCAGCGATTGTTGCGACACAGATCTGCGAGGGGTTCTTCCTGTCGGCTGCCTCCAGTTTCATCCCAGCTCTAAATCCAGATGGAGTCACAGACTACAACCAGAACAACAACCGAGGATTAAATGAATTACAACACAGTCAGATTATGTAGTGGTGCATCGTTTGTGTAGGACTCACTGTGTTGAGGCTcttaaaaagatgttttggaGCCAGTTGGCCTCTGCAGTTTTTCACATACGTACTCCAGTTAAACTCTCCTTCTTTACAGCCTACAGTGACGTAGACAAATCCATACAGTTGGTTTTTAGAAAAGATTGTCTCCAAtctcatgtaaaataaataatcatgtttGGGATTACCTTTAGGCAGTAATAACTTGTGTCCATTCTTCTCACACCAGCCGGCTGGTTTCAGATCCCACGAGTCAGCATTAGCCCAGAAGTCGTAGCATTCAGGGTAACCATCGAAGTGGAGTCTGACTCTGTAACCTTGGATCTGTAGCACAACATGAAAACAGTCTGTGAGGATgaaatttctgatttctgaaaaagaaagacaagatATTATCATTATTCTGACCTCTGCAACAGTGAGCACACAAAAGAGAGACGGGTGAGATGGATCAAGACCTTCGAGCTTCATTCCAACCTTAAAACTGTTCCTGCTTTGAGGAAACGATTGGTGCTGCAAGGCAAATACACAACGCCATTAGATTGGATAAATAAGACaccacattaaaacaaaaaaaaatttaaataaagtgatGGTAAAATTACAGTTTGTACCTCTTTGAAAAGTTTGACAGGTGCAGCAATAGTTCGCCCCTCCTCCAGGTAAGCAGGCCAGCTCCATGCCCGCTTCTTATTGGGCGTGGCAGGCActgacattaaaacaaacacaaatatgacaTATAACTGATGTTTGACTGGGTTCCTAAACATTTGCCATGCCAGAGTGGTTCATTTTTGATGTATGGAGATTTCTCAGTCTGttttagcacattttaaaagtttaaaacggAAAACTTGATGATGAATTATagcatttagaaataaaaaaaacataacctgaaaaaacacacatggatggatgtataaaattttaaagaatttgcATTGAAGTCTggaaagaaacatattttctttttttcatacgTATTCATGGCTTGATAAAAGTTATAGAAAAGATGGGAAATGTTGGTCTCATTTCTCCCTTTAGAGTTACTAAGATTATATACAAGTGTAAATCTCCCTACATTTTCATTATTCTCaataacttttagtttttgtgcAAGGTTaagtttcaattatttttgttactctcatttatttgtgtaactttatttatttcttcaccTTTCCTTATTATCAACAGTATAACCTACCAAGTTTGGCCATTTTGGCTCCCCTCCTGCCTTTGGTAGACTTAGCCTTTTCCTATcaaaaaagtaaagttaaacAACTTAGCAACAACTTCTATAAAAACATAGATAACCAATAATTGACTAAATTTCAAGGTGATGTTCACGCTGTTGTCCTCACCTCTGGTTCTTCTTGATTGtcatcctcttcatcaccaGAATCCATGTAGATCTTCCTCTTTTTCCGAACACGTTTCCCCAGTCGCTCACCCTCCACTGCCTGACTGTCACGGGCTTCTGCTGGAGAAGAtctgcaaaaaaacagaaatgtaaaaaataaaaaaataagaaagctCACATCAAACAATACCAGAAGGCAGCACTGAGAAAATCttgcatatatttatttttacctgccGCTTGAAGGCTGAACACAAGAGCTACAGTATTTTCCCTCTATAAGGGCGTTCCTAGAAACGGGTCCACCACAGGACCGACACCTTAACAGCTCCCCGTTTGGACCCGGATCTGTACCAGAAGCAGCTTTAACCCTGGGGCCAACCTCCATGCCAGGGTCCCCCTCTGAAAACAAGAGCACAGCCCCAGAAGCTCAAACACTTGTAATATAAGAGGGTCTAAACTGAAAGATTTATGTTACTGAATAGAAGGGGATTCTGAAGAGTTAAATAATTCACATTCTTTACAATGTCAGTGATTAATGGAGACCGTCGTACCTTTAGCTTGAGATGAGCCCGGTTTGCTCCGATTGACCAGAGCTGTGGCCGTGCTGGCCTGTGACTGGACTTCGGGTGGAGGGGTGGGAGTGTGAGACGGCACTGGGTTCAAGGTCTCACGATTAGCCTCTGCCTCCTGCCCTTTGACCTCTACGTCTGTGACAATCTCAAGGGTACCAAACTCTGTCATGCGGAACTGAAACGAGGAGAGAAATAAGCAGATATACCAATCAGGACTTGCATCCATGCTCCAGATTCTTTTATCTCCTGTTCAGATCCTGGGGAAACCAGATAATTATctaaagcaaaattatttctctACATTTAAACTAAGATTTACAATAAAGTATTCATAACCCTtaaacttttttgctttttgttaaaactacaaactgctatgtattttatttttgatattatgTGATAAACATGCACACAGcagtgaagtggaaagaaaacaaagaatagaATAGTAACACACACATTTAGACCCCTTTTATTCTAGTTGTCCTAAATTGGATCCAGTGCAGCCAGTCACCTCCAGGCGCCAACTGATTAAAAGATACTGATGACCTGTGTGTAAATGAATaccagtataaatccagctcttctttttctcaaatgtttgttagaaaacattagttaaaaaaaaacagcattctGTAGGCCTAAAAACACAGCTAACAGGTCAGGGAAATAttgagatgtttaaagcagggttaatTTATTAAAGAATGTCTTAATCTTTGAACATCCCAAGAAAAGACTGCAACAGACTTGGAACTGGCATGGAGGTTCACTTTCCAATAGGAAAACAACTCCACACATACAGCCAAAACCACAGAGCATTACTTTAAAGCATATTTTGTGTTAGAAAGacccaatcaaagtccagacataaatgCAGTAGAGAATCTGTGGTAAGATTTATAATTGCACATTCACTGTTGTTCCCCGTCCAGTCTGACCGAGCTTGtgcaattttgcaaagaagaatgaggAAAGCTTTCAGGTTTTACATGCACAGAGCTGGCagaaaaatactgcaaaaagGCTTGCAGTCGTTACTACAGCAAAGGCATGATAGGTTTTAGTGATGAATAgaaaagcatgccacactttacAGATTTTCCCTTTCATTCACAATCAtccactattttgtgttggtctattaaaAAAGATACCAATGTAATCCTTTGACCTTAGTGGTTACAAAATCTGAAACAGAGGAGCGATTACTTTTGAACGGCACTATATTTGATTAAAAGCAAGACCAAAGAAAAACGTGTACCCTGATATCACTGCCTGGAAGTGTAGCAATACCATCCTTCCAGTCCAGAGCTCCCATCATGTCAAACTCAGTTCCCTGGGAGGGTCCATCACTGGGTGGAGTGTCAGTCATTCCCACTCCTCTGATATGACCTACCTGGAAAGCCATAATATCCACAGAAGAGCAAACACTTGAATCCTATAGCTATGAGTAGTCTGTACATTGATTTAAACTAtcgatgttttttttatttgcagtgagGCGGTCGgtgttatgtttttgtcttctcAAATACTAAAACGCAGATTCAACCTGCGCTTGTAAACAGTGATGCCCAACATCACCACTAGATGGCGAGTGCGTGCAGGCTTGCAATGGTACACCATGCACTTCTGTTTCAGACAAAACActcaataataatattgttttgccGGTCAACTAACGGgcaaatacacaaacaaacGACCTCATTAGGATAAACGTTTGTTAATACCATTGACAAACAAGGGAAAATACGTCTCAACTTGGAGTTAATCACAAAAGTTCGTCTTTTCCTTGTTTTAACGGTATCTCTTAAAAACCAGAGTTTGCCTGGTTGCAAGCAAGCGAAATGGCAATTTGTTCATCGATTTCACAAAGAACACTATTTTCTGCACCGACTGTCCAAACTTAAAAGCGTTTAAAAACGCATGTTATTACGATTAAACGTTTTAGTCCTGACGCATGTTCAACACTGAATTAATGTCCTATTTTCTGTTTGCAACGCCGTCACAACCATGTGCAAAGTAAACAACAGTGAGGGTTAATGTGTCCTGTTTGAGTTTTGACGTTGCAATTGATGCATCAGTTTTATACCAGCTATAAATAAAGTGTATGTAAGAGCGCCCATGATTAGCATTCGCCCTATACAAAATGGCGGAGCATAGGAAGAGGCCACCAACATGTTTAAACTATGTTAATTACTCAAGTTGCCCGTTTAAACTAATCATGCGAGGTCCCTTCGCGTCAAACAAAAGCTAAGGCTGGCTATGTAATTTCCTGACCGAGTGTTTTCATTGAGTCTGCCcgtttttcttcactttctccTTGTCACGGAATGTCAGCCCAGGTTGCTACGGTAGCTAGCTGAAGCTAACCGTCAGCTAGCGCCGGTGTTGTGCCGTAGAAAGCACCCCTGCCGTCAAAACAGACCCCAGTTTTAAGACGCACATTTGCACCAATAAATCAGATGGAAGTGACTGGGAAATGTTTTCTCACCTCGCCACCACTATATTCATTTGattgtatttgtgaaaataaatgccCTAAAATGCGGTTCTAAACGGTGGATGCGTTTGACGGCTGGGGCGCTTTTTTCGGCACAACACCGCTCCGTAGAAATGAACGGACGACTGCTAAACAGCTAGCCGTAGCATTGTGACTGGATGCAGCCAGATAAGGACAATCTGTAATAAATAAGTTT includes the following:
- the l3mbtl1b gene encoding lethal(3)malignant brain tumor-like protein 4, whose product is MTDTPPSDGPSQGTEFDMMGALDWKDGIATLPGSDIRFRMTEFGTLEIVTDVEVKGQEAEANRETLNPVPSHTPTPPPEVQSQASTATALVNRSKPGSSQAKEGDPGMEVGPRVKAASGTDPGPNGELLRCRSCGGPVSRNALIEGKYCSSCVQPSSGRSSPAEARDSQAVEGERLGKRVRKKRKIYMDSGDEEDDNQEEPEEKAKSTKGRRGAKMAKLVPATPNKKRAWSWPAYLEEGRTIAAPVKLFKEHQSFPQSRNSFKVGMKLEGLDPSHPSLFCVLTVAEIQGYRVRLHFDGYPECYDFWANADSWDLKPAGWCEKNGHKLLLPKGCKEGEFNWSTYVKNCRGQLAPKHLFKSLNTSVTPSGFRAGMKLEAADRKNPSQICVATIAAVVDNRLLIHFDSLDDTHDYWCDASSPYIHPVGFCEEAQLTLITPPEHKDPKNFSWEKYMEEAGAQAAPARAFKPRPPHGFQVGMKVEAVDKRNPMLIRVATIADTEDHRLKIHFDGWNMDYDYWVETDCPDLHPVGWCQKTGHPLQHPNSTSDLLPAPGQGCPTPGCNGVGHIRGPRYGTHYTQVSCPYSEMNLNKEGLLPDRLGGERPLVLSGPPARGRRPDPHSNNPTQTTVASAQSEPPLDPQSRKPAPVEAEHSECNNQSEPLGGANEQSHNGTRPKRMAPLPKYLKMHYVKDEISDGKSSPETISLQQALHESVFPPGISASPPHRVALCWDKHCQLLPEVLGLTAKRVATWSAEEVAGFVKGLPGCKEHAATFKTEQIDGEAFLLLTQADIVKILSIKLGPALKIYNSILMLKNADEE